The Halobacillus amylolyticus nucleotide sequence CAAGCTCGTAAGGAACACCGCGTGTATCAAGTTCAGCTTTCACTTGACCCACTTCTTGTAATGATAAATCTCTATACAGCGGCACCATATTTGTACGAGTTGCAAAAAAACTAGCGATACTTAATAACAAAATGATCCCTGCTACAGATCCAATGAGTAGTCCTTTTTGTTTTGAACTTCGCTCACTCCAAAATGCTGTCATTCGATTCTTAAAAAATATTAATTTTTCTTTCATAATTGCCCCCATAAAACGCACAAGTTAAGAGAATATGTATGGTAATAAGATAAATAGGATGATCTTTAAACTTGCATACGCATAATTTCTTTGTAGGCATCAATCACTTTGTTCCGTACTTCTATCGTTGTTTGCATCGTGATGCTAGCCTTTTGGGACGTGATCATTACATCATGAAGATCATCTACTTCCCCTCGAGCAAGCGCCTTCGTCTTTACATCGGAGGCAACTGCAGCATCGTTTACTTGATTAATAGCTTCCTTCAGACTATTTGCGAAGAACGAGTGTGCTTCACTAGGTGTGACTGTTGTTGTTTTTTGAGGCTGTACTGGTTTAACTAAAGATTCATTTGTTATTTGTGACCAATCGACCATATAAATTCCTCCCCTTACTTACCGATTTCTAAAGCTTTCATTAACATTCCCTTTGTCGCATTGATGGATGTCACATTAGCCTCGTAGGAACGTGTTGCACTCATGATGTCAACCATCTCCTGAAGAGGATCAACATTTGGAAGCTGTACATACCCCGCTTCATTAGCATCTGGATGTGATGGGTTATACATTTGTTTAAACGGCTCCTCATCCTCAACAATCGCTGAGACCTCCACACCTTGTCCAGGTGTACTTGAGCGGTTTGCAGCCGACTGTAAAAAAGATTGAAATGATTTTTCCTGAGGTTCAAACACAACCATCTTTCTTCGATATGGCTCCCACTGGCCATTTTCATTTACGGTTGCCCTCGTAGTGTTTGCATTTGCTATATTTGAAGAAGCAATATCCATTCTTAATCGCTGGGCCGTTAACGCGCTCGCACTTGTATTCATGCCATGAAATATACTCACTGGTTTACCTCCCTCCTTTTATAACACTTTCAAGACTTCTAAATTTCCCGCCGATGCGATCAACTAAT carries:
- the fliE gene encoding flagellar hook-basal body complex protein FliE, coding for MVDWSQITNESLVKPVQPQKTTTVTPSEAHSFFANSLKEAINQVNDAAVASDVKTKALARGEVDDLHDVMITSQKASITMQTTIEVRNKVIDAYKEIMRMQV
- the flgC gene encoding flagellar basal body rod protein FlgC; translated protein: MSIFHGMNTSASALTAQRLRMDIASSNIANANTTRATVNENGQWEPYRRKMVVFEPQEKSFQSFLQSAANRSSTPGQGVEVSAIVEDEEPFKQMYNPSHPDANEAGYVQLPNVDPLQEMVDIMSATRSYEANVTSINATKGMLMKALEIGK